One genomic segment of Prosthecobacter fusiformis includes these proteins:
- a CDS encoding MFS transporter: protein MKSPAAKKLFVMMVLEFFIWGAWLPLIWDYMEMPVVDGGLGFSDTQVALVGSAFAIASILGIFFSNQFADRNFAAEKFMAFSHLVGGLAILALYWVKDFPLFFSLMLVHSLLFVPTMSVANSLAFSHLKNAQKEFGLVRMGGTFGWMFAAVPMYFILGNKAGAEAIAARDSIFLVSGIASLVLAIFSLSLPHTPPKAAAEGQSGFAWLRALKFLKKPFLLVLFVVTFIDSTIHNGYFVMAGGFLGSSTVGIEQKWIMPVMSIGQISEILTMAVLGWFLTRLGWKTTMILGILGHAARFAVFAFMPQNQTMIILVQVLHGICYAFFFATLYIFIDAAFPKDVRSSAQGLFNLLVLGIGDLAAKWIFFPLRANLTSDGVVNYHELFLWPTGMSLAAALLLFLAFSPPKELDAPAEVAH from the coding sequence ATGAAATCACCCGCTGCCAAAAAACTGTTTGTCATGATGGTCCTGGAGTTCTTCATCTGGGGGGCTTGGCTGCCACTGATTTGGGATTACATGGAGATGCCGGTGGTTGATGGAGGGCTAGGTTTTAGTGATACACAAGTGGCGCTGGTGGGTAGTGCCTTTGCTATCGCTTCCATCTTGGGCATTTTTTTCAGCAACCAATTTGCTGACCGTAATTTCGCGGCGGAGAAGTTTATGGCTTTTAGCCATCTCGTGGGAGGACTGGCCATACTTGCACTGTATTGGGTCAAAGACTTTCCGTTATTCTTTAGCCTGATGTTGGTTCACTCCCTTTTGTTTGTACCGACGATGTCAGTGGCCAACTCGCTTGCCTTTTCGCATCTTAAAAATGCACAGAAGGAATTTGGCCTTGTACGCATGGGCGGCACCTTTGGGTGGATGTTTGCTGCGGTGCCGATGTATTTCATTTTAGGAAATAAGGCAGGAGCTGAGGCCATTGCTGCACGCGACAGCATTTTTTTGGTGTCTGGCATCGCATCACTGGTTTTGGCTATATTCAGCTTGAGTTTGCCTCATACCCCACCAAAAGCTGCTGCTGAGGGGCAGAGTGGATTTGCATGGTTGCGTGCGTTAAAGTTTTTGAAGAAGCCCTTCTTGTTAGTGCTATTCGTCGTGACCTTCATTGATTCTACGATTCATAATGGCTACTTTGTGATGGCTGGCGGATTTCTGGGCAGTTCCACAGTGGGCATTGAGCAAAAGTGGATTATGCCTGTGATGAGCATCGGCCAAATTTCGGAGATCCTGACCATGGCGGTTCTCGGCTGGTTCCTTACTCGCCTAGGTTGGAAAACAACGATGATTCTGGGTATTCTAGGTCACGCGGCACGCTTTGCCGTATTTGCCTTCATGCCTCAGAACCAGACAATGATCATTCTCGTCCAGGTTCTCCACGGCATCTGTTATGCATTCTTCTTTGCCACGCTTTATATCTTCATTGATGCAGCTTTCCCAAAAGATGTGCGCTCCAGTGCCCAGGGACTTTTCAACCTACTTGTGCTGGGTATTGGCGACCTAGCTGCGAAATGGATTTTTTTTCCCCTACGAGCGAATCTAACCTCAGACGGCGTTGTCAATTACCACGAGCTTTTCCTTTGGCCCACAGGCATGTCTTTGGCAGCGGCGTTGCTGCTGTTCCTGGCGTTTTCTCCTCCGAAGGAACTGGATGCCCCTGCGGAAGTGGCACATTGA
- a CDS encoding FAD-dependent oxidoreductase, protein MIRSYLRPFGVAALGIAFSFTASFAAEVIEADVCIYGGTSGGVAAAVQAARMGKSVVIAEPGRHLGGMTSGGLSAVDIGDPRSVGGISREYFTKLAATVGIVLAWDKAFVAKGGGPATGGAYAIEPHKAEEVYAQMAEEAGVKVHFKARLAKVIKSGARITEFITEEGTTFRAKMFLDTTYEGDLMAKAGVSYTLMREGNAKYGETYNGIYYDEKYIPRTGHLQPGETGRVTGGQGVWDRDFPLDPYVVKGDPKSGLLPLIQEGEPGKPGEPAPGVQAYCFRLCLSVDPANSIAITPPSDYDPKRYEIVARFIEACLANGDDMDLRWFSKHDALPNQKWDFNTATFGGNMPGASHEWPEASYARRDEIAKEHENYHRGLLHFLATDSRVPEKVRNDMKRFGLPKDEFTDNGGWPHQIYVREARRMVSDLILTEHHTFGREIAPKSVSLGSYGTDTHEIRRIVKDGVVIREGKTAGGRDGFGPYQIGYDCIVPKQSECENLFVTFALSCSHTAFSSLRMEPVFMVTSQSAATAAVMAIEDDLPVQKVDYEKLRSRLEKDGQVLTWKFKDGGH, encoded by the coding sequence ATGATTCGCTCCTACCTCCGTCCTTTTGGCGTCGCTGCACTTGGCATCGCATTTTCTTTTACCGCTTCATTTGCCGCAGAAGTAATTGAAGCTGATGTTTGCATCTATGGCGGCACCAGTGGTGGCGTGGCTGCGGCTGTGCAGGCGGCGCGAATGGGGAAAAGCGTGGTCATTGCGGAGCCTGGCCGTCACCTAGGCGGCATGACCTCCGGCGGTTTGAGTGCTGTGGATATTGGTGATCCGCGCAGTGTCGGCGGCATTTCACGGGAATACTTTACTAAGCTGGCGGCAACCGTGGGCATTGTGCTCGCCTGGGACAAGGCTTTTGTCGCCAAAGGCGGCGGACCCGCCACAGGTGGAGCGTATGCGATTGAGCCTCACAAGGCTGAGGAAGTGTATGCTCAAATGGCTGAAGAAGCCGGAGTGAAGGTGCATTTCAAAGCCCGCTTGGCCAAGGTCATCAAGAGTGGCGCGCGCATCACAGAATTCATCACCGAAGAGGGTACGACCTTCCGCGCTAAGATGTTCCTGGATACCACTTATGAGGGAGATCTGATGGCCAAGGCTGGTGTCAGCTATACTCTCATGCGCGAGGGCAATGCGAAGTATGGCGAAACCTACAATGGCATCTACTACGATGAAAAATACATCCCGCGTACGGGTCATTTACAGCCAGGTGAAACAGGGCGTGTCACAGGCGGGCAGGGGGTGTGGGATCGGGATTTCCCCCTGGATCCATACGTGGTCAAAGGTGATCCGAAGAGCGGTCTGCTGCCGCTGATTCAGGAAGGGGAACCAGGTAAACCGGGCGAGCCCGCCCCTGGCGTGCAGGCTTATTGCTTCCGTCTTTGCCTGAGTGTGGACCCGGCCAACAGCATCGCCATCACCCCTCCGTCTGATTATGATCCAAAGCGCTACGAGATCGTTGCCCGATTCATCGAAGCTTGTTTGGCGAATGGGGATGACATGGACTTGCGCTGGTTCTCCAAGCATGATGCCCTGCCTAACCAGAAGTGGGATTTTAACACCGCCACCTTTGGTGGTAACATGCCGGGGGCCAGCCATGAGTGGCCGGAGGCCAGCTACGCTCGGCGCGACGAGATCGCCAAGGAACATGAGAACTACCATCGTGGCCTGCTGCACTTTCTGGCTACGGATTCACGCGTGCCGGAAAAGGTGCGCAATGACATGAAGCGTTTCGGTTTGCCCAAAGACGAATTCACCGACAATGGCGGCTGGCCTCACCAAATCTACGTACGCGAAGCCAGACGGATGGTCAGTGATCTGATCCTGACCGAGCATCATACCTTTGGTCGTGAGATCGCGCCGAAGTCTGTCAGCCTGGGCAGCTATGGAACGGATACTCATGAAATCCGCCGCATCGTCAAAGATGGAGTGGTCATCCGCGAGGGCAAGACCGCAGGAGGACGGGATGGTTTTGGTCCCTATCAGATCGGTTACGACTGCATTGTGCCAAAGCAGTCAGAATGCGAAAACCTCTTTGTGACCTTTGCGCTTAGTTGCAGCCATACGGCATTCAGCAGTCTGCGCATGGAGCCCGTGTTTATGGTCACGAGCCAAAGTGCCGCGACGGCCGCTGTGATGGCTATCGAAGATGACTTGCCGGTGCAAAAGGTGGATTATGAAAAGCTGCGCAGCCGTTTGGAAAAAGACGGTCAGGTGCTGACGTGGAAATTCAAAGATGGCGGTCATTGA
- a CDS encoding Lrp/AsnC family transcriptional regulator gives MTADTLPIEHTEETNARILAVSEDRVKGFHQHPFQFIAEESGLPFDTVVERIRAMVSGGVIRRVRQTLLANKLAEGALVAWKVPNDKLDAAFDFMFKEDPFSGHVVLRSTDREVSGSEYKLWTTLKVPQGIDMREHADVLKRLTGAEEYLLMPAHGIFALGVGHVRRKTMEPGEKADEPAKMMTTNIADLDEEEWNVLLHLKGELSVEEIGPEPWAGRAEAAGTTLERFCEVAKKLDKKGVIGRFSTFLEHVKPSQTGVRVTRFNGLFHWKVPDGMQERGGSEVGRHTIMTHCYWREGGPRFGNVNIMGVVHGTDKDLIMKHKAAIDDHLASIGMPVEYTNVFWGGRSEIKPSEISPIVYREWHQKWDSVQGPVI, from the coding sequence ATGACCGCCGACACTCTCCCCATCGAACACACCGAAGAAACCAATGCCCGTATTCTAGCGGTCAGCGAGGACCGCGTGAAGGGATTCCATCAGCATCCTTTCCAATTCATCGCTGAAGAAAGCGGCCTTCCTTTTGATACCGTCGTTGAGCGCATTCGCGCCATGGTGAGCGGCGGAGTCATCCGCCGTGTGCGCCAGACCCTGCTGGCCAACAAGCTGGCCGAAGGCGCACTTGTGGCTTGGAAGGTGCCGAATGACAAGCTGGATGCCGCCTTTGACTTCATGTTCAAAGAGGATCCCTTCAGCGGCCACGTCGTGCTCCGATCCACGGATCGTGAAGTCAGCGGCAGTGAATACAAGCTGTGGACCACCCTCAAAGTCCCGCAGGGTATCGACATGCGAGAACATGCGGATGTGTTGAAGCGCCTAACCGGGGCTGAGGAATACCTGCTCATGCCTGCCCACGGCATCTTCGCCCTCGGCGTCGGCCATGTCCGTCGCAAGACCATGGAGCCAGGAGAAAAGGCTGACGAGCCTGCCAAGATGATGACCACCAACATCGCCGATCTGGACGAGGAGGAATGGAATGTCCTGCTGCATCTGAAGGGTGAGCTTTCCGTGGAAGAAATCGGCCCAGAACCCTGGGCAGGACGCGCCGAAGCCGCAGGCACCACGCTAGAGCGTTTCTGCGAAGTCGCCAAAAAACTGGACAAAAAAGGCGTTATTGGCCGCTTTTCCACCTTCCTGGAACATGTGAAGCCCAGCCAGACCGGTGTGCGTGTGACCCGTTTCAACGGCCTCTTCCATTGGAAAGTGCCAGACGGCATGCAGGAGCGTGGTGGTTCAGAAGTCGGCCGCCACACCATCATGACCCACTGTTACTGGCGCGAAGGCGGCCCCCGCTTTGGCAATGTGAACATCATGGGCGTGGTGCATGGCACCGACAAAGACCTCATCATGAAGCACAAGGCGGCCATTGATGACCACCTGGCCTCCATCGGCATGCCGGTGGAATACACCAACGTTTTCTGGGGTGGTCGCAGCGAGATCAAGCCTAGCGAGATCAGCCCCATCGTTTATCGGGAGTGGCATCAGAAGTGGGACAGCGTGCAGGGTCCGGTGATCTGA
- a CDS encoding PQQ-binding-like beta-propeller repeat protein, with translation MSSFLPQMKSSFFSSCVCALLALVSLSSVAQTPGEWVHSRGNEAMTGLSPVELRFPLELAWEFKLQDKPKGQGEMLVSSAVVRAGKAYAGCKDGKFYALDLVTGEKKWEVTAKGAFDGAASFAGDLVVAGCQDGFVYAWNAETGAEVWKFETDAEIHAASNTWTDPKTGVQKILIGSYDYNVYCLDAKTGKKEWAAETGYYINGGSAVGDGMVVFGGCDSVLHVHDVATGEEKRQIEVGSYIGNNVAISDGIVYVSHYGNRVGAYNLADGALVWEYGEREFEFYAGPAIWEKAVFVGGRDKRFHAIDRVTGAKLWEYRSRDRIDSSAVICAGKAALFGSDDGYVYALDLKDGKELWQYEIGAAVKTSPAVAGDYILFGADDGVLYCFKNAAVK, from the coding sequence ATGAGTTCTTTTCTGCCCCAGATGAAATCGTCTTTCTTTTCTTCATGCGTCTGTGCTCTTCTGGCGCTGGTTTCGTTAAGCTCCGTTGCTCAGACCCCAGGAGAATGGGTGCACTCGCGGGGCAATGAAGCCATGACGGGGCTTTCGCCTGTGGAACTCCGCTTTCCGCTGGAACTTGCCTGGGAATTTAAGCTTCAGGATAAACCCAAAGGGCAGGGGGAAATGCTCGTCAGCAGTGCGGTGGTGAGGGCGGGCAAGGCGTATGCAGGGTGTAAAGACGGAAAATTCTATGCCCTGGATCTGGTTACCGGCGAGAAGAAATGGGAGGTGACGGCAAAGGGTGCTTTTGACGGGGCCGCTTCGTTTGCTGGGGATCTGGTCGTAGCCGGATGTCAGGACGGCTTTGTCTATGCCTGGAATGCAGAAACAGGGGCAGAGGTTTGGAAGTTCGAGACCGATGCGGAGATCCACGCTGCTTCGAATACTTGGACGGATCCGAAAACCGGCGTGCAGAAAATCCTCATCGGCAGTTACGACTACAATGTTTATTGCCTGGACGCGAAAACAGGAAAGAAGGAATGGGCAGCAGAAACCGGCTACTACATCAATGGAGGATCTGCCGTGGGTGATGGCATGGTGGTCTTCGGCGGCTGCGACAGCGTGCTGCATGTGCATGATGTGGCCACCGGGGAAGAAAAGCGCCAGATTGAGGTCGGCTCCTACATCGGTAACAATGTGGCCATTTCCGACGGCATTGTGTATGTCTCCCATTATGGCAATCGCGTGGGGGCGTACAATCTGGCCGATGGCGCACTCGTGTGGGAATACGGGGAGCGTGAATTTGAATTTTATGCTGGCCCGGCTATCTGGGAGAAGGCCGTGTTTGTTGGCGGGCGCGACAAACGTTTCCATGCCATTGATCGTGTGACGGGAGCCAAGCTCTGGGAATACCGGAGCCGGGACCGCATCGACAGCAGCGCAGTCATTTGCGCAGGAAAAGCTGCACTCTTTGGCAGTGACGACGGATACGTCTATGCGCTGGATTTGAAGGACGGTAAGGAACTGTGGCAATACGAAATCGGTGCGGCGGTCAAGACCTCCCCGGCTGTGGCGGGAGATTATATCCTTTTCGGTGCGGATGACGGAGTCCTATACTGCTTCAAGAATGCAGCTGTGAAGTGA